A genomic region of Pseudomonas sp. RSB 5.4 contains the following coding sequences:
- the nuoN gene encoding NADH-quinone oxidoreductase subunit NuoN, producing the protein MEFTIQHFIALAPLLITSLTIIVVMLAIAWRRNHSQTFLISVAGLNLALLSILPALKVAPLAVTPLLQVDTFACLYMALILVATLACVTLAHAYLGDGGSGYPGNREELYLLILMAAAGGLVLVSAQHLAGLFIGLELLSVPVYGLVAYAFFNKRSLEAGIKYMVLSAAGSAFLLFGMALLYADAGTLSFNGIGQALATTNLPSSLAQLGLGMMLIGLAFKLSLVPFHLWTPDVYEGAPAPVAAFLATASKVAVFAVMVRLFQISPAASSGVLSDVLSVIAIASILFGNLLALTQSNLKRLLGYSSIAHFGYLLIALVASKGLAVEAIGVYLVTYVITSLGAFGVITLMSSPYNGRDADALYEYRGLFWRRPYLTAVLTVMMLSLAGIPLTAGFIGKFYIIATGVESHQWWLVGSLVLGSAIGVFYYLRVMVTLYLIEPNLRRHDAQLHWEQKAGGVMLLAIALVAFFLGVYPQPLLTLVQQAGLTG; encoded by the coding sequence ATGGAATTCACGATTCAACACTTTATTGCGCTTGCGCCACTGTTGATCACCAGCCTCACCATTATCGTGGTGATGCTGGCAATCGCCTGGCGCCGCAACCACTCGCAGACCTTCCTGATCTCGGTCGCCGGTCTGAACCTGGCCTTGCTGTCGATCCTGCCAGCCCTGAAAGTCGCGCCTCTGGCCGTGACGCCACTGCTGCAAGTCGACACCTTCGCCTGCCTGTATATGGCGCTGATCCTGGTCGCCACCCTCGCCTGTGTAACCCTCGCCCACGCCTACCTCGGCGATGGCGGTTCGGGTTACCCGGGCAACCGTGAAGAACTGTACCTGCTGATCCTGATGGCCGCCGCCGGTGGTCTGGTTCTGGTCAGCGCGCAGCACCTGGCCGGGCTGTTCATCGGTCTGGAACTGCTGTCGGTACCGGTCTACGGTCTGGTGGCTTATGCCTTCTTCAACAAGCGTTCGCTGGAAGCCGGCATCAAGTACATGGTGCTGTCGGCGGCCGGTTCCGCGTTCCTGTTGTTCGGTATGGCCCTGCTCTACGCTGACGCCGGCACCCTGAGCTTCAACGGTATCGGTCAGGCCCTGGCTACCACCAACCTGCCGAGCTCGCTGGCGCAGTTGGGTCTGGGCATGATGCTGATCGGTCTGGCGTTCAAGCTGTCGCTGGTACCGTTCCACCTGTGGACCCCGGATGTCTACGAAGGTGCTCCGGCACCAGTCGCCGCGTTCCTCGCCACGGCGTCGAAGGTTGCCGTGTTCGCGGTGATGGTGCGTCTGTTCCAGATCTCCCCTGCTGCCAGCAGTGGCGTGCTGAGCGACGTGCTGAGCGTGATCGCCATCGCTTCGATCCTGTTCGGTAACCTGCTGGCCCTGACCCAGAGCAACCTCAAGCGTCTGCTCGGTTACTCGTCCATTGCGCACTTCGGCTACCTGCTGATTGCCTTGGTGGCGAGCAAGGGTCTGGCGGTGGAAGCCATCGGCGTGTACCTGGTCACCTACGTGATCACCAGCCTCGGCGCATTCGGCGTGATCACTCTGATGTCTTCGCCGTACAACGGCCGTGACGCCGACGCGCTGTACGAGTACCGCGGCCTGTTCTGGCGCCGTCCGTACCTGACCGCCGTACTGACCGTGATGATGCTGTCCTTGGCCGGTATCCCGCTGACTGCCGGCTTCATCGGCAAGTTCTACATCATCGCTACCGGCGTCGAGTCGCACCAATGGTGGCTGGTCGGTTCGCTGGTACTGGGCAGCGCCATCGGCGTGTTCTACTACCTGCGCGTGATGGTCACCCTGTACCTGATCGAACCGAACCTGCGCCGCCACGACGCCCAGCTGCACTGGGAACAGAAGGCTGGCGGCGTAATGCTGCTGGCCATCGCCCTGGTCGCTTTCTTCCTGGGTGTGTACCCGCAGCCATTGCTGACTCTGGTTCAGCAGGCGGGTCTGACGGGCTGA
- the nuoM gene encoding NADH-quinone oxidoreductase subunit M, translating into MILPWLILIPFIGGLLCWMGERFGATLPRWIALLTMTLELALGLWLWAHGDYSFAPAPGADPTWALEFKHVWIQRFGINVHLALDGLSLLMILLTGLLGILSVLCSWKEIQRHVGFFHLNLMWILGGVIGVFLALDLFMFFFFWEMMLVPMYFLIALWGHSSSDGKKTRIYAATKFFIFTQASGLIMLVAILGLVLVNFNNTGVITFNYADLLKTKMSMTTEYILMLGFFIAFAVKLPVVPFHSWLPDAHAQAPTAGSVDLAGILLKTAAYGLLRFALPLFPNASAEFAPIAMTLGLIGIFYGAFLAFAQTDIKRLIAFSSVSHMGFVLIGIYSGSQLALQGAVIQMLAHGLSAAALFILSGQLYERLHTRDMREMGGLWSRIAYLPAISLFFAAASLGLPGTGNFVGEFLILIGTFASAPWITAIATSGLVFGSVYSLIMIHRAYFGPSKSDSILHGMDGRELIMVLGLAVLLVYLGVYPQPFLDTSAATMHGVQQWLGTAFTQLASAR; encoded by the coding sequence ATGATTCTGCCTTGGCTAATCCTGATCCCCTTCATCGGCGGCCTGCTGTGCTGGATGGGTGAGCGCTTCGGCGCTACCCTCCCCCGCTGGATTGCGCTGTTGACCATGACCCTGGAACTCGCCCTCGGCCTCTGGCTGTGGGCCCACGGTGACTATTCATTTGCTCCGGCGCCTGGCGCCGATCCGACCTGGGCGCTCGAGTTCAAGCACGTCTGGATCCAGCGCTTCGGCATCAACGTGCACTTGGCCCTCGACGGCCTGTCGCTGTTGATGATCCTGCTGACCGGCCTGCTGGGTATCCTCTCGGTACTCTGCTCGTGGAAAGAGATTCAACGTCACGTTGGCTTCTTCCACCTGAACCTGATGTGGATCCTGGGCGGCGTTATCGGCGTGTTCCTCGCCCTCGACCTGTTCATGTTCTTCTTCTTCTGGGAAATGATGCTGGTGCCGATGTACTTTCTCATCGCGCTCTGGGGTCACAGTTCTTCGGACGGCAAGAAAACCCGGATCTACGCAGCGACCAAGTTCTTCATCTTCACTCAGGCTTCCGGCCTGATCATGCTGGTGGCGATCCTCGGTCTGGTGCTGGTCAACTTCAACAACACCGGCGTGATTACCTTCAACTACGCCGACCTGTTGAAGACCAAGATGTCGATGACCACCGAGTACATCCTGATGCTCGGCTTCTTCATCGCCTTCGCGGTCAAGCTGCCAGTCGTACCGTTCCACTCGTGGTTGCCTGATGCCCACGCCCAGGCGCCGACTGCCGGTTCCGTCGACCTCGCCGGTATCCTGCTGAAAACCGCGGCTTACGGTCTGCTGCGTTTCGCCCTGCCGCTGTTCCCGAATGCTTCGGCCGAGTTCGCGCCGATCGCCATGACCCTCGGTCTGATCGGGATCTTCTACGGTGCGTTCCTCGCTTTCGCGCAAACCGACATCAAGCGTCTGATCGCCTTCTCGTCCGTTTCCCACATGGGCTTCGTACTGATCGGCATCTACTCCGGCAGCCAACTGGCGCTGCAGGGTGCCGTGATCCAGATGCTGGCGCACGGTCTGTCAGCCGCGGCACTGTTTATTCTCAGCGGTCAGCTGTACGAGCGTCTGCACACCCGTGACATGCGTGAGATGGGCGGTCTGTGGTCGCGTATCGCTTACCTGCCGGCGATCAGCCTGTTCTTCGCCGCCGCCTCGCTGGGCCTGCCGGGTACCGGTAACTTCGTCGGCGAGTTCCTGATCCTGATCGGTACGTTCGCCAGTGCGCCATGGATCACCGCGATTGCCACCTCCGGTCTGGTGTTCGGTTCGGTCTACTCGCTGATCATGATCCACCGTGCCTACTTCGGTCCGTCGAAATCGGATTCGATCCTGCACGGCATGGACGGTCGCGAACTGATCATGGTGCTGGGCCTTGCGGTGCTGCTGGTTTACCTCGGCGTCTACCCGCAACCGTTCCTCGACACTTCCGCCGCCACGATGCATGGCGTGCAGCAGTGGCTCGGCACCGCCTTCACTCAACTCGCTTCGGCCCGGTAA